The following proteins are co-located in the Piscirickettsia litoralis genome:
- a CDS encoding trfA family protein, with amino-acid sequence MTATDHYNIKVSGEQLDQHDMAVLFSAFLAKDNNQSYNQELVVSLQQILRGLNTTDGSSQRRAINNSFQRFTEVTFDIVFGQEQFSTKQLSEFSYSAKTKAFTLSFSDEYAKLCAIDTLTTINIKERNSLPQGLTSWLYGYWSTFNQLPPLQIDELYKLCGSASSNTSTFKRSLTMALSTLENIGFIQPNWSISKPGFIFASKTTTTAITDSLPKTEEEIIA; translated from the coding sequence ATGACCGCCACAGATCATTACAATATTAAAGTGAGCGGTGAGCAACTTGATCAACACGATATGGCCGTATTATTTAGCGCATTTCTTGCGAAAGACAATAACCAAAGTTACAACCAAGAACTTGTTGTCAGCCTGCAACAAATTCTGCGTGGTCTCAATACAACAGACGGTTCTTCACAACGTCGTGCGATTAATAACAGTTTCCAGCGCTTTACCGAAGTAACTTTCGACATTGTATTCGGTCAGGAACAGTTTAGCACCAAGCAACTTTCAGAGTTTAGCTATAGTGCAAAAACAAAGGCATTTACCCTATCTTTCAGCGATGAATATGCAAAACTCTGTGCAATAGACACATTAACAACCATCAATATCAAAGAACGTAATAGCTTACCACAAGGCTTAACCAGCTGGCTCTACGGCTATTGGTCGACTTTTAATCAATTACCGCCATTGCAAATCGATGAGCTCTATAAACTCTGTGGCTCTGCTAGTAGCAATACAAGCACATTTAAACGCTCTTTAACAATGGCACTCAGCACACTTGAAAATATCGGTTTTATCCAGCCCAACTGGAGCATATCAAAACCTGGCTTTATTTTCGCAAGTAAAACGACAACAACAGCAATCACTGACTCCTTACCAAAAACAGAAGAAGAAATCATTGCCTAA
- a CDS encoding DedA family protein: protein MNFQQLLDILLHLSDHLAQISAEYGLWIYAILFLIIYCETGLVVTPFLPGDSLLFAAGSVAALGSMDVHLLTPLLVTAAFLGDNTNYFIGRMVGPKVFHYDNSRFFKKAYLDKTHGFYEKYGGKTIILARFIPIVRTYAPFTAGVGTMNYRYFASYSIAGAILWIALFTYAGFWFGNIPAVKQHFSIVVLVIIALSVSPIAIEWLKHKRKQRKAQ from the coding sequence ATGAACTTCCAACAGCTACTCGACATTTTACTGCACCTAAGTGACCACCTCGCACAAATCTCAGCAGAATACGGTCTGTGGATTTACGCCATTCTCTTTTTAATCATCTATTGTGAGACAGGGCTTGTCGTTACGCCATTTTTACCCGGCGACTCATTGCTCTTTGCCGCAGGCTCCGTCGCAGCTCTTGGCAGTATGGATGTTCACTTGCTCACCCCCTTATTGGTCACCGCCGCATTTCTCGGTGACAATACCAATTACTTTATCGGTCGGATGGTCGGCCCCAAAGTCTTTCATTATGACAATAGCCGCTTTTTCAAAAAAGCCTATCTTGATAAAACCCATGGCTTTTATGAAAAATATGGTGGTAAAACCATCATCCTTGCACGCTTTATCCCCATTGTCAGAACTTACGCCCCCTTTACCGCAGGCGTTGGCACCATGAACTATCGCTACTTTGCTAGCTATAGCATCGCAGGTGCTATTTTATGGATTGCTTTATTTACTTATGCAGGTTTTTGGTTTGGCAATATTCCTGCGGTTAAGCAGCACTTTTCCATCGTTGTTCTTGTCATCATTGCCTTGTCTGTCTCGCCAATTGCGATAGAATGGTTAAAGCACAAGCGAAAACAGAGAAAAGCACAGTGA
- a CDS encoding methionine ABC transporter permease: MSHATLQLLFSSTLDTIYMVLVAGVIAIAIGLPIAIALTLARPGSLYENKPLYRVLSLIVNIGRSVPFIILMVAIIPLTRFIVGTSIGTEAAMVPLSIAAIPYFARIAEGKLHELDHSLIELSEVVGANVWQTISKVMLPEAWPALVNGMTILFVSLIEYSAMAGTIGGSGLGNMAIQYGYYRFDLKVMFLAVVGLVVLVLLVQWLGDAIVAASMKHRQRRNHEN; this comes from the coding sequence ATGTCCCATGCCACGCTGCAACTGCTGTTTAGCTCAACGCTAGACACGATTTATATGGTTTTGGTTGCGGGAGTTATTGCGATTGCAATTGGGCTGCCCATCGCCATTGCCTTAACTTTAGCACGGCCTGGCTCTTTGTATGAAAATAAACCTTTATATCGAGTGCTAAGCTTAATCGTTAATATCGGCCGTTCGGTGCCTTTTATTATTTTAATGGTGGCGATTATCCCGTTAACCCGCTTTATTGTCGGCACATCGATTGGGACAGAGGCGGCGATGGTGCCCTTATCGATTGCTGCGATTCCCTATTTTGCCCGCATTGCCGAAGGTAAATTGCATGAACTCGATCATAGCTTAATCGAGCTGTCTGAGGTTGTCGGTGCGAATGTCTGGCAAACGATTAGTAAGGTGATGTTGCCTGAAGCTTGGCCGGCACTGGTCAATGGTATGACCATTTTATTTGTCTCGTTGATTGAGTATTCAGCGATGGCCGGGACGATTGGTGGCAGCGGTTTGGGCAACATGGCAATTCAGTATGGTTATTATCGCTTTGATCTAAAAGTGATGTTTCTGGCTGTTGTTGGTCTTGTCGTCTTGGTTCTTTTAGTGCAGTGGCTCGGTGATGCGATTGTTGCTGCAAGCATGAAGCATCGTCAAAGGAGAAATCATGAAAACTAA
- a CDS encoding methionine ABC transporter ATP-binding protein — MIRLNSVSKRYRLAGGEVTALDDISLQIEQGSIMGIVGRSGAGKSTLIRLLNYLEVPSSGEVVVDGVSLNTLGRKALRAQRRQIGMVFQHFNLLASRTVFDNVAFPLEINHVSAEKINHKVSELLALVGLSDKAEQWPSQLSGGQKQRVAIARALAAEPKVLLCDEATSALDPESTRSILKLLEEINGKLGVTIVLITHEMDVVKSICQRVAVLDQGCLVEENSVHGLFSEPKSAAGQELVNHSLNLDLPREIKEIIKDKKIANHSPLVRLTFIGQQATYPVISALAEKFSLQVNILEAHLDMLAGSQVGIMLCQLDGSDSAVSSSIDYLRTHHITVEVLGYVPCHAATAV, encoded by the coding sequence ATGATTCGGTTAAATTCTGTCAGCAAGCGCTATCGGCTTGCTGGTGGCGAGGTTACAGCATTGGACGATATTTCCTTGCAGATTGAGCAGGGAAGTATTATGGGAATCGTCGGGCGCAGTGGTGCAGGGAAAAGTACCTTGATTCGCCTGCTTAATTACTTAGAAGTCCCCAGCAGTGGCGAAGTCGTTGTCGATGGTGTGAGCTTAAATACACTGGGTCGTAAAGCGTTACGAGCGCAGCGTCGACAAATTGGCATGGTGTTTCAGCACTTTAATCTATTAGCATCACGTACAGTATTCGATAATGTTGCTTTCCCTCTGGAAATTAATCATGTATCTGCTGAAAAAATTAATCACAAAGTTAGTGAGTTATTGGCGTTGGTGGGTTTGAGCGATAAGGCCGAGCAGTGGCCAAGTCAGCTCAGTGGTGGACAAAAGCAGCGAGTTGCCATCGCGCGGGCCTTAGCCGCAGAACCGAAAGTCTTGCTTTGCGATGAAGCAACGTCAGCACTGGACCCAGAAAGCACCCGATCGATCTTGAAGCTATTGGAAGAAATTAATGGCAAGCTCGGTGTGACAATTGTGCTAATTACTCATGAGATGGATGTAGTAAAATCCATTTGTCAGCGTGTTGCAGTACTCGATCAAGGGTGCTTAGTTGAAGAAAACAGTGTTCACGGTTTGTTTTCAGAGCCAAAGAGTGCTGCTGGGCAAGAGCTGGTCAATCATAGCTTAAATCTAGATTTGCCTCGAGAAATTAAAGAGATTATTAAAGATAAGAAAATAGCTAATCATTCACCTTTAGTGCGTTTAACTTTTATCGGGCAACAAGCGACTTACCCGGTGATTTCTGCATTAGCTGAGAAATTTTCTTTGCAGGTGAATATCCTAGAGGCGCATTTGGACATGCTCGCAGGCAGTCAAGTAGGCATCATGCTTTGTCAGCTTGATGGCAGTGACTCGGCGGTGTCGTCCTCTATCGATTATTTACGAACTCATCATATTACTGTGGAGGTGTTAGGTTATGTCCCATGCCACGCTGCAACTGCTGTTTAG
- a CDS encoding dual-action ribosomal maturation protein DarP, translating to MQEENNDYKSKTQIKRELLEITAMAEQLMLLVPAKLKKIPLADDVLAQVEKGRKMSKIAKKRHVQYVSKLLRSEENIAEIITAFEKVRK from the coding sequence ATGCAAGAAGAAAATAATGATTATAAAAGTAAGACACAAATTAAGCGTGAATTACTTGAGATTACGGCAATGGCCGAGCAATTAATGCTGCTTGTACCGGCTAAACTTAAAAAAATTCCTTTGGCGGATGATGTCTTGGCACAAGTGGAAAAAGGCCGCAAGATGAGCAAAATTGCTAAAAAAAGGCATGTCCAGTATGTCAGCAAGTTACTTAGAAGTGAAGAAAATATTGCTGAAATTATCACCGCCTTTGAAAAAGTACGGAAATAA
- a CDS encoding MetQ/NlpA family ABC transporter substrate-binding protein has translation MKTNSSFFAKHGLKVAIIVIVLVILGFVFNHKKTPENLIKVGITAGPMQSVMAVAKKEAAKQYGLAIETVVFNDYQTPNEALSSGDINANIFQTIAFLNDAIKQHDYKFKIIGNTFIYPMGVFSRKIHSLAALKKGAIVAIPNDPSNEDRALRLLDTVGLIKLKAGFKGLASLQEVIANPKHLQIKTLSAAQLPRVVPDADIIVLNNDFVKDAGFKPSEALAKEDPQHAKPYINVIVARADKVDSQKIARISTDNAE, from the coding sequence ATGAAAACTAATTCAAGCTTTTTTGCAAAGCACGGCCTGAAAGTTGCAATTATTGTGATTGTATTGGTTATTTTGGGCTTTGTCTTTAATCATAAGAAAACACCAGAAAACTTAATTAAAGTGGGTATTACCGCAGGGCCAATGCAGTCTGTTATGGCCGTAGCGAAAAAAGAAGCGGCTAAACAATACGGCTTAGCTATTGAAACAGTGGTTTTCAATGATTATCAGACACCGAATGAAGCGTTATCTTCTGGTGATATTAATGCTAATATTTTCCAGACGATCGCTTTTTTAAATGATGCGATTAAGCAGCATGACTATAAATTTAAGATTATTGGTAATACCTTTATCTATCCGATGGGGGTTTTCTCAAGAAAAATTCACTCATTAGCAGCGCTTAAAAAAGGTGCGATTGTGGCAATTCCGAATGATCCGAGTAATGAAGATAGAGCGCTACGTTTATTAGATACGGTGGGATTGATTAAATTAAAAGCTGGTTTTAAAGGTCTAGCCTCTTTGCAAGAAGTTATCGCTAATCCAAAACATTTGCAAATTAAAACATTAAGTGCTGCGCAATTACCGCGAGTTGTGCCAGATGCAGATATCATTGTCTTAAATAATGACTTTGTAAAAGATGCTGGCTTTAAACCTAGTGAAGCCCTTGCCAAAGAAGATCCGCAGCATGCAAAACCGTATATCAATGTGATTGTGGCAAGAGCAGATAAAGTAGATAGTCAAAAAATTGCAAGAATTAGTACAGATAATGCGGAGTAA
- a CDS encoding DUF938 domain-containing protein: MEKPCSASAERNKVAILSVLKEIFADCQHVLEFGSGTGQHAVYFAEKMPWLHWQTGDRKQQHGAILAWLADAGLLNCARPLDLDVDADQWSCDQYDGIFTANTLHILSWQQVERLFEKISLHLKEQGKLALYGPFNYEGKFTSESNAEFDVWLKGNDPLSGIRDFEDIIELAGQYSLLLEEDVMMPANNRLLVLTKKN, translated from the coding sequence ATGGAAAAACCCTGCTCAGCCTCAGCTGAGCGCAACAAAGTTGCGATTTTATCAGTGCTGAAAGAAATTTTTGCAGATTGTCAGCACGTTCTAGAGTTCGGTAGTGGCACCGGCCAGCATGCTGTTTACTTCGCTGAAAAAATGCCATGGTTGCATTGGCAAACCGGCGATAGAAAGCAACAGCATGGTGCAATTCTAGCTTGGTTGGCAGATGCGGGGTTGTTAAATTGTGCAAGACCACTTGATTTAGACGTGGATGCAGATCAGTGGTCGTGTGATCAATATGACGGTATTTTTACAGCGAATACGCTGCATATTTTATCTTGGCAGCAAGTGGAGCGATTGTTTGAAAAAATAAGCCTGCATTTAAAAGAACAAGGCAAACTTGCTCTTTATGGGCCTTTTAATTATGAAGGCAAGTTTACCAGCGAGAGTAATGCTGAGTTTGATGTATGGCTTAAAGGCAATGATCCGTTAAGTGGTATACGCGACTTTGAGGATATTATTGAGCTTGCTGGGCAATATAGCTTGTTGCTTGAAGAAGATGTGATGATGCCGGCGAATAATCGTTTATTAGTTTTAACGAAAAAAAATTAA
- a CDS encoding exonuclease domain-containing protein translates to MVKTYLFYDIETTGINKCFDQVVQFAAIRTDLNLNEIARYEYLVKLRPDVIPSPQAAITHLISLDRLTHAESEYAVISKIHDLLNQADTISLGYNTLGFDDEFLRFSFYRNLLEPYSHQYANGCSRMDLYPMVAMYYLYCPKVLKWPEIEGKPSLRLENLSALNQLAEGQAHDAMVDVEATVALAKCLMREKATWDYLCDYFIKREDKNRLIKLPRLFDDGSQSFLAMMVAGEMGTKVNYQAPVLFLGEHYHYKNQTVWLRLDQESLQQATLADFSELIWVKNKKYGEPPFVLPLTEKRLAKMQGDQLALYQENKNWALNNKALLKEIREHYLDYKYPEHDNVDAMALLYQSGFYNYREKNWIEHFHGYLASEQFYDDAVPSQRLQVLADRLAGYENKIPPNDTHRQQEFDRYVNACWQSQEKAARIDYRGEGALTAERVLADIAQLEMNGELSTDQRDRLVELKAYILEKVE, encoded by the coding sequence ATGGTGAAAACTTATTTATTTTACGATATAGAAACTACTGGAATTAATAAATGCTTTGATCAAGTGGTTCAATTTGCTGCGATTCGTACAGATTTAAATTTAAATGAAATTGCTCGTTATGAGTATTTAGTGAAGTTAAGGCCAGATGTGATTCCATCTCCCCAGGCGGCAATAACTCACTTAATATCGCTTGATCGGCTAACTCACGCAGAGTCCGAATATGCGGTCATTAGTAAAATTCATGATTTATTAAATCAAGCGGATACGATTAGTTTGGGTTATAACACGCTCGGCTTTGATGATGAATTTTTGCGTTTTTCTTTTTATCGTAATTTATTAGAGCCATATAGCCATCAGTATGCGAATGGTTGTAGCCGTATGGATTTATATCCGATGGTGGCGATGTACTATTTATATTGCCCTAAAGTGTTAAAGTGGCCTGAAATTGAGGGTAAACCGTCGTTACGCCTAGAAAATTTAAGTGCATTAAATCAGCTAGCTGAAGGCCAGGCCCATGATGCGATGGTGGATGTTGAGGCGACTGTTGCTTTAGCAAAGTGCTTGATGCGTGAAAAAGCGACTTGGGATTATCTTTGTGATTATTTTATTAAGCGAGAAGATAAAAATCGGTTAATTAAACTACCACGACTATTTGATGATGGCTCGCAGAGCTTTTTGGCGATGATGGTCGCCGGAGAAATGGGAACTAAGGTGAATTATCAAGCGCCTGTTTTATTTTTAGGTGAGCATTATCATTATAAAAATCAAACTGTTTGGTTGCGTTTGGATCAGGAAAGTTTACAGCAGGCAACGCTTGCTGATTTTTCTGAGCTTATTTGGGTGAAGAATAAAAAATACGGTGAGCCGCCTTTTGTTTTGCCACTGACTGAAAAACGTCTTGCAAAAATGCAGGGTGATCAGCTGGCTTTATATCAAGAAAATAAAAATTGGGCCTTAAATAATAAAGCCTTATTGAAAGAAATTCGTGAGCATTACTTAGATTATAAATATCCAGAGCATGACAATGTTGATGCGATGGCTTTATTGTATCAGTCTGGTTTTTATAACTATCGTGAGAAAAATTGGATTGAGCATTTTCATGGTTATTTAGCGAGTGAGCAGTTTTATGATGATGCTGTGCCCAGTCAGCGTTTGCAGGTGCTTGCTGATCGTTTAGCTGGCTATGAAAATAAAATTCCGCCAAATGATACTCATCGGCAGCAAGAGTTTGATCGTTATGTCAATGCATGTTGGCAGTCTCAAGAAAAAGCCGCGCGGATTGATTATAGAGGTGAAGGCGCTTTAACGGCTGAGCGAGTGTTGGCTGATATTGCCCAATTAGAAATGAATGGGGAGTTATCGACGGATCAACGAGATCGGTTAGTAGAACTAAAAGCTTATATCTTAGAGAAAGTCGAGTGA
- a CDS encoding HlyC/CorC family transporter: MNHIPLSILALILVLLILISAFFSGSETAAMSLNRFRLRHLARSGKRPAKRLQKLLSRPDRLLGVILLGNTFANILASAVATVIADRLFGDIGIAIGTILLTIAVLIFAEVTPKTFAALRAEKFSFAVSSPLTLLLKLFYPAVWLINTAASIILLPFGIREKTLKDTLSREELRSVVNEEGLRMPSRHKHMLLSVLDLEKVDVDDVMEPRNEIIGIDLDSHLDQIKQELLQSKYNHLPLYRDDIDNIIGILSVRKSLTLLAQGQFSKENLEKLVEPPYFIPEGSPLYGQLINFQRTKKHIGLVIDEYGDIIGLIALDHILDEIVGDFSKEALAKHKQVRRSKDNSYMVEGSVNIRELNKLLNIELPTDGPKTLNGLIVEYLEDIPSAQACVNIQGYILEVLSIQDNLIKTIKVHPRPQTTALDH; this comes from the coding sequence GTGAACCACATACCACTTTCAATACTTGCCTTAATCCTTGTATTACTAATTTTAATTTCTGCATTTTTCTCAGGCTCTGAAACCGCGGCAATGTCACTCAACCGCTTTCGCCTGCGCCATTTAGCCCGCTCAGGTAAGCGCCCGGCAAAGCGGCTACAAAAACTACTCTCTCGCCCAGATCGCCTCCTCGGTGTTATTTTACTTGGCAACACCTTTGCTAATATCTTGGCTTCAGCGGTCGCCACTGTCATTGCTGATCGTTTATTTGGTGATATCGGTATTGCTATCGGCACCATATTACTCACCATCGCCGTGTTAATCTTTGCTGAGGTCACGCCCAAAACATTTGCAGCGCTGCGCGCAGAAAAATTCTCTTTTGCAGTCTCTTCCCCTCTGACCTTATTACTTAAACTCTTTTATCCGGCAGTTTGGCTGATCAATACAGCCGCCAGCATCATCTTGCTTCCTTTTGGCATCCGCGAAAAAACCCTTAAAGATACCCTATCTCGTGAAGAGCTACGCTCTGTCGTTAATGAAGAAGGTCTACGCATGCCTTCGCGTCACAAACACATGTTGCTTAGTGTTCTCGACCTTGAGAAGGTCGACGTTGACGATGTCATGGAACCACGCAACGAAATCATTGGTATCGACCTCGATAGCCACTTAGACCAAATCAAACAAGAACTATTACAAAGCAAATATAATCATCTGCCATTATACCGAGATGACATTGATAATATCATCGGCATTTTATCAGTCAGAAAATCACTGACTTTACTGGCCCAAGGTCAATTTTCTAAAGAAAACCTAGAGAAGCTCGTTGAACCTCCTTATTTTATCCCGGAGGGCTCCCCTTTATATGGTCAGCTCATCAATTTCCAGCGTACTAAAAAACACATTGGCCTCGTTATTGATGAATACGGCGATATTATCGGCCTCATTGCTTTAGATCATATTCTCGATGAAATTGTTGGTGATTTTTCTAAAGAAGCCCTCGCCAAACACAAACAAGTGCGCCGTAGCAAAGACAACAGCTATATGGTTGAAGGCAGTGTTAATATTCGCGAGCTTAATAAATTACTCAATATAGAGCTGCCCACAGATGGGCCGAAAACACTCAACGGCTTGATCGTCGAATATTTAGAAGATATCCCAAGCGCTCAAGCGTGCGTTAATATTCAAGGTTATATTCTCGAAGTACTGTCCATCCAGGACAATTTGATCAAAACTATTAAAGTACACCCCCGACCACAAACAACGGCTTTAGACCATTAG
- a CDS encoding phage tail assembly protein, with the protein MQTYLLKHPLHSRGKEITRLNVRRARVRDLQEACHSNNKLDNIIQLVSKLCNLPIPQVLELDQEDFSKITLLIIEQLCTHTNDQRFSQELWGLCIP; encoded by the coding sequence ATGCAAACATATTTATTAAAACATCCACTACACTCTCGTGGCAAGGAAATTACACGTTTAAATGTTCGCCGCGCCAGAGTGAGAGACCTTCAAGAAGCCTGTCATTCAAATAACAAGCTTGATAATATCATTCAACTCGTTTCTAAACTCTGTAATTTACCCATCCCTCAAGTTTTAGAGCTCGACCAAGAAGACTTTAGTAAAATCACTTTGCTGATTATTGAACAACTCTGCACCCACACCAACGATCAACGCTTCTCTCAAGAACTCTGGGGACTTTGTATCCCCTAA
- the hslO gene encoding Hsp33 family molecular chaperone HslO has product MPQYDSVQRFLFNDTPVRGQLIHLNQSFRNVIKQHNYPPFIRNLLGEALAVTTLMRNTVKFEGKITLQLQGNGPLKMLVAQCNDKLEFRGVAHFDENKVTHDLKQLLGQGHCVITMEPNNSTERHQGIVALTGNTLSACIEHYFKNSEQLATRIWLASNADSVSALLLQQLPHDNNQESARMWEHLTTLTETITDEELLTLDNERLLYRLFHQEQARLFPAEDVNFKCQCSKTHFITALKTLPPQECDDLLKQNGHIEMTCDYCNQQYRFSAQDLKINNN; this is encoded by the coding sequence ATGCCGCAGTATGACTCAGTACAACGCTTTTTATTTAATGACACGCCTGTCCGTGGTCAGCTCATTCACCTAAATCAAAGCTTTCGTAATGTCATCAAACAGCACAACTATCCACCCTTCATTCGTAACCTGCTAGGCGAGGCCCTTGCGGTAACAACACTTATGCGCAATACCGTCAAATTTGAAGGTAAAATCACCCTACAACTTCAAGGCAATGGCCCTCTGAAAATGCTGGTAGCTCAGTGCAATGACAAATTAGAGTTTCGAGGTGTCGCCCATTTTGACGAAAATAAAGTGACTCATGACCTCAAGCAATTATTAGGACAAGGCCACTGTGTTATTACTATGGAGCCAAATAATAGCACTGAGCGCCATCAAGGTATTGTCGCCTTAACAGGTAACACATTAAGCGCCTGTATAGAGCATTATTTTAAAAATTCAGAGCAACTGGCCACGCGTATTTGGCTTGCAAGTAATGCTGATAGTGTTAGTGCTTTATTATTGCAACAGCTCCCCCACGATAATAATCAAGAATCTGCACGTATGTGGGAACATCTGACGACGTTAACTGAAACAATTACTGATGAAGAGTTATTAACACTGGATAATGAGAGATTACTTTATCGCCTTTTTCATCAAGAACAAGCCCGCTTATTTCCAGCCGAAGACGTTAATTTTAAGTGCCAATGTTCAAAAACACACTTTATTACTGCATTAAAAACACTTCCCCCTCAAGAATGTGATGATTTATTAAAACAAAATGGTCATATTGAAATGACCTGTGATTATTGTAATCAGCAGTATCGCTTTAGCGCGCAAGACTTAAAGATCAACAACAACTAA
- a CDS encoding NAD(P)H-dependent flavin oxidoreductase: MVKAQAKTEKSTVSNKDIRQTFGLKHPIIQAPMAGGATTPELVSAVCNNGALGSIGAGYLSPIAISEHIHATKQLTSKPFNVNLFVPSPFNADRKQLQHMQEILAPLYQQLGQPAPDDLPKRFEQNFHHQVETLLREKIPAFSFTFGIPDSEILKEFKKQNSIILGTATSVEEAALLAESVDMVVLQGAEAGGHRGTFIGREEDALTPILSLIKQVQSENIKCPLIASGGIGRFDDIKHVLKAGAIVAQIGTLFLSCDESGIASCYKQRLIEAEHDCTALTRAFSGKLARGIFNQFTEKLEGIKPLDYPVQNAMTQPLRKLASSQEHSEYMSLWAGQSLSHCHKGSVQKLIKTLTQPT, translated from the coding sequence ATGGTTAAAGCACAAGCGAAAACAGAGAAAAGCACAGTGAGCAATAAGGACATTCGCCAAACTTTCGGTTTAAAACACCCGATTATTCAAGCCCCCATGGCAGGCGGCGCAACAACACCAGAATTAGTCAGTGCCGTTTGCAACAATGGAGCGTTAGGCTCTATCGGTGCAGGGTATCTTTCCCCGATCGCCATCAGCGAACATATTCACGCAACTAAACAACTTACCAGCAAGCCTTTCAATGTTAATTTATTTGTTCCTAGTCCCTTTAATGCTGATAGAAAACAATTACAACACATGCAAGAAATACTTGCTCCTTTATACCAGCAATTAGGCCAACCTGCGCCCGATGATCTGCCCAAGCGCTTTGAACAAAACTTTCATCACCAAGTTGAAACTTTATTACGTGAGAAGATTCCAGCATTTAGTTTTACCTTTGGCATCCCCGACAGTGAAATTCTAAAAGAGTTTAAAAAGCAAAATAGCATTATTCTCGGCACAGCAACTTCTGTTGAAGAAGCCGCATTACTTGCCGAATCTGTCGATATGGTTGTCTTGCAAGGCGCTGAGGCGGGCGGGCATCGAGGTACTTTTATCGGTCGTGAAGAAGATGCTTTAACACCCATTTTAAGCCTCATTAAACAGGTTCAAAGCGAAAACATTAAATGCCCACTGATCGCTTCGGGGGGAATTGGTCGCTTTGACGACATCAAACACGTTTTAAAGGCCGGCGCAATCGTCGCGCAAATTGGTACGCTCTTTTTAAGCTGTGATGAATCCGGCATTGCCTCTTGCTACAAACAGCGCCTCATTGAAGCAGAACACGACTGTACAGCACTAACGCGCGCCTTCTCAGGTAAACTCGCTCGCGGTATTTTCAATCAATTTACCGAAAAGCTAGAAGGTATAAAGCCTCTTGATTATCCGGTGCAAAATGCGATGACCCAACCTTTACGTAAACTCGCCAGTTCACAAGAGCACAGTGAGTACATGTCATTATGGGCAGGTCAATCACTCTCACATTGCCATAAAGGCTCTGTTCAAAAGCTCATCAAAACACTAACCCAACCGACCTAG